A region from the Catellatospora sp. TT07R-123 genome encodes:
- the rpsP gene encoding 30S ribosomal protein S16, with the protein MAVRIRLLRMGKIRNPQYRIVVADSRTKRDGKAIEYIGIYQPKEDPSVIEVKSDRVQHWLSVGAQPSESVIAILSKTGDWQKFKGLPAPPPLLVAAPKTDRRATYEAAAQAAAGLEPAKAAPAKKAAKAAEKPAEPVEAKAEEQAVAAGDDQQS; encoded by the coding sequence GTGGCCGTTCGTATCCGGCTTCTGCGGATGGGCAAGATCCGCAACCCGCAGTACCGCATCGTCGTCGCCGACTCGCGCACCAAGCGTGACGGCAAGGCGATCGAGTACATCGGCATCTACCAGCCGAAGGAAGACCCTTCGGTGATCGAGGTCAAGTCTGACCGCGTGCAGCACTGGCTGTCGGTCGGCGCCCAGCCGAGCGAGTCCGTGATCGCCATCCTCTCCAAGACCGGCGACTGGCAGAAGTTCAAGGGCCTGCCGGCCCCGCCGCCGCTGCTGGTGGCGGCGCCGAAGACCGACCGCAGGGCGACCTACGAGGCCGCCGCGCAGGCTGCCGCGGGCCTCGAGCCCGCCAAGGCCGCCCCGGCCAAGAAGGCGGCCAAGGCCGCCGAGAAGCCGGCCGAGCCGGTCGAGGCCAAGGCTGAGGAGCAGGCCGTTGCGGCCGGCGACGACCAGCAGAGCTGA